The nucleotide window TGTGTGTTTCTTTGCTACGCTAAAGACCGGACCCTCAAACTCATACATCAGGATGTCTGTCTAATCGACCTAAAGACAAGATTGCCATCATGGGACCGTTTTTAAATGTCCACCTAACCCTCACTTAACCTTGCACAGTCCTTCTCCGTCTAACGAGCTGATCCAAGAAACACAACCGATCGCCTCTGTCTGACCTTGGAGATCACCAATAGCGGACAACCCTTTTGTCACTCGCCCGCAAGCACTGGCTTACTTCGATGGACTTGCCAATGTTTATCTCGGATCAGGCTCTGGCGGGTCGGGCATCGGTCAGGCCGTCGCCCGGAGCACAGTTCTTGATATGGATTGGCTGCGAGCTTCCGAGGCTGGCGCTGTCAGCATGCGGGTGTGAGTGGCAGAACATCTCGTTGGCTTGTTTAGCTTACAGCTGCATCACAATCGCCGCGAGAATGCCTCAGGCGTGttcccctccatctcctcctcttcctcctctgcGGTCCGCGAGTTTCTCCCAACTTCACAGCCTGACGATCGAGATTACAAGGTTCTCGCAATGCCAAACACGCTTGCCATATAACTCAGGGCACTTGGGAAGGGTCACCCAACTAGAGTGCGGTTCAAAGAAGCCTCCTGTGATACAGAGCTTGGAAGCATCTTTCCTGCCTGACCGCGCGACCACAACACCACTGAAACCGAAACGCAGCGCAGGTAGTCAGTCATCCTCGACTTTCCCTGATCATTTACGCGGCGCAACCGGCTGCTGGCCGCAATCAGTGTAACGATGGAGGCGGTTGGGGCAGCCGCCAGCATCATAACGCTCGTTGAGATATCTGCGAAGTTGGGTCGGCTATGTGTCGACTACATCAGAAAGGTCCGGCGGTCGAAAGACGAAATCAAAAGACTCGCGACGGAGAACGATGCTCTCGCACAAATCCTCAAACAGATACAAGATCTACTCAGCGATGATATCAAGTCTGCGAGCGTCAGGCATCAACTGGATTCATCCCAAAAGCTCCACAAGAACCTGACCAGCTGCGGGAAGATGTTGCAAGATTTGACGGCAAAGTTGGACCAAGAGCCGAACGCGAGCCGGTGGAAACGCTATGTAGGGGCTCTCAAATGGCCGCTCTCCAGTACAGAGGTGTCAGAGGCCATTTCGGCGCTGCATCGTTGGCGAGAGATGTTCCAAACAGCATTGTCGATTGATCAAGTGTAAGTACTTCAGGTTCTGTCTAAGTCACTCACCACCGGGACAGCATGGGATCGTATCACTTTACCGTCCGTCCGGCCCCAGCTGATGCAAGTGCTAACTTGCTTGACTAGCAACATCGCTCGGCGGATAGAAGATGCCCTCGACATTGCCAACCTTCCTTTTGCAAAGGGCGCGGCTTTTGACGACTACGACAATGAGCTAGAGCCGCGCTGTCACCCAGAGACGAGAATGGATTTGCTTCGTCAGGTTGCCAGCTGGGCCGATACCCCAGAGGGGAAATGCGTTTTCTGGCTGTGCGGTCCTGCGGGGGCCGGAAAGTCCACCATCTCCCAGACGGTTGCACACACCTTTGCGGAGAGAAACCAGCTGGGCGCAAGCTTTTTCTTTAACAAAACCCGAGATGGGCGTAATACGGCGAACCTCTTCGTCACGACAATCGCGAGGCAGCTCGCACGGAGGGTCCCCAAGCTCAGGGATCTCATCCTAGCGGCCATCCAAAAGGACCCTGACCTGCCCGGCAAGGCTCTTCGCACACAGTTCAGCAGTCTAGTGTTGGAGCCTCTGAAAAACTTCGAGCCTGAAGGGCTTCTGGTTCCCACGCTGGTCCTAGTCGTTGACGCTCTGGACGAATGCGAAGCAGAGAACCTCACCGGAGCCGACACCCGTTGTGAACGAAGTCGTATGATTGTCAACATTCTCGCAAGTATGGCCTCCATCAAAGGCTTCAACATGCGCGTCTTCCTTACCAGCCGGCCGGAAGTCCCGATCCGATTAGGATTCCGCGATGAGGTTCCTCGGGATTCGCACCAAAGCTTAGCCCTGCACAACATACCTGAATCAATCATCAAGCACGACATCAGGGTTTTCCTGGAAAGCCAGCTCGAGCAGATACGATCTTCATATCAAATACCCCAGGAGTGGCCGGGGGAGGATGCTATCGTGCGGCTCGTCGAGATCTCCACGCCTTTATTCATATATGCGGCGACCATTTGCAAGTTCATCAACGACTCAAGTCGGCGATTCAGCCCTCGAGCACAGCTGGAGGAGTTCATGGAACGTAGCCAAGGTGCATCTGATATCGAGACAACCTACAAGCCAGTCTTGGAACAAATCCTGCGAGGACTGAACGATGCCAGGCAAGAATCCGAACTTGTACAATTCCGCAGAGTTGTTGGATCCATCATCCTGCTGGCAGACCCGCTTCCCCTTCGATACTTGTCTCAGCTTCTCCAAACTGATTCAGAAAAGGTCGTTTGTCACCTGAACAACCTCCATTCCGTGCTGAACGTGCCCGAAGACACCGAGTCTGATAGCCCCATCAGTATCTTCCACCTGTCGTTCAGAGAGTATCTGCTGGCTAACCCCGGTGGGAAGAACCGGTTTTGGATCGAAGAACAGTCCAAGCACACCGAACTGTTGGATTGCTGCCTGGAAGTCATGAGCAACAAACCCGACAAAGAGTTCTGCTTGAAAAACGACATATGTCAACTGAATGAGCCTGGAGTTTATCGAAAATATGTCCCATCCGAGCACATAAAGCGACACATTCCTCGCCATCTGGAGTACGCATGCATCTACTGGATCCATCACTTACACAGAAGCCACAAAACCGACCCCACGAAGGCCAAGGTGTATGATTTTCTCTCTCGCCACTTTGTTCATTGGGTCGAGGCCATGAGCTGGCTCGGCAAGATTGAACAGGTCGTCGAAGAAGTCATGGCGCTTCAAGATCTCTTCTGCCCAGACACCGATGCGGCCAGCTTTTTGAGAGACGCTTGGCGGTTCCTAATTGAGCATAAAGATATCATCGACTTGGCGCCGGGTCAAATTTACTCGTCCGCGCTACTCTTTTCCCCCGAGAACTCAGTCATTAGGAACATATTTCGGTCCGAGATCCCTGAATGGGTTCTTAGAGCCCCTGGGGCGGCGTTGGACTGGAATGCCACTTCACTGCCAATCAAACGGTACCCCCATGGGGTTCAATCAATCGCGTTCTCGCCGGACGGTGGCATAGTGGCAGCGGCCACCGGGAAAGAGGTCGATGTTTTGAGAGCAGTATCTGGAACAGTTCTGGAAACAATCAGCGAGTTCGATGGCAGACCACGTTGTATCGTCTTTATTAGCAACACCAGGCTTGCTATTGGTCTCCAGTCAGGTACCATCATCTTCTGGGACTTTGAGCAGGACCGCACAACGCCCGTACACCTATCTGACTCTCCAGTCACTTATCTTGCCGTTTCGGTAACAGGTCGGATGGTCTCTGCGTTCAGAGAAGGCCTCGTTTGTCTCTTGGATGAGGATCACCATGTCGTGCATGACTGGCACACTGTCCGGTTTTCTCGCCCGAGTGATTACCATTCCCCATTACTGGTTGATGATACAGTGGCTTCTTCCATCTTTTACGGTGTGGCCAACTCGCCCGATGGGATATTCATTGCTCTCACCAGACTGGGCCAGCCTGACAAGATTGAAGTATGTGATGCTGGCTCTGGAGTCCGAGTTCGAGAGATATCGGCACCCAACGGCTTCGTGTTCGGCAGTTTGGCAATTTCGCCCAAGAACCTACTACTGGCGGTCGTTGGCGTGGTCAAAAAATCGGCGTATTCGGATTGGCTGGATGTGAATTGGAGAGGTGCATACGCATGGGACTTGGACCGACCGAGTAATTCTCCGACAAGTCATCTGGACGTGTCTCTGGGTCATTTCCAGAGACCAGTCTTCAACAAGAACGAGATGCTGACAATGACTGACGAAACAAACGGGTTATGCCTTTGGAACGGTCTACGCGATTCACCCCAGTTGATAGCCAATTCCAACGGCATGTCCGATCCCTGTTGGTCTCCAGATGGCAAACAAATACTCCTCATCAACCCAACCGGAAACGAAGTACAAATTGTCGACATAGACCATCTTGAAAACGCTAGCCAACAAGATACATCAGAGCACAGTGTAGATGCACTGTTTACTTCTGATTTAATGCAACTGGTTTCTTCGCCTGATGGCAACCGGGTCGCTGTGGTTTGGGGACATGGCAGACTCAAGGTGTGGGACATCAACACTAGCAATGGGACAGACTTCACGCTTTGTCTTTGCGTGAATCCGAAGCCGTTGTTAATCCAACATTATCGGGGCATCGCAGTCGACTGGAGTCCAGACAGCAGGTTCGTTGCCGTCGCGTTGCCAGGGGAATTGACGATTTACCAGAGCTTGCCATCGTCAAGCCAATTCGAACAAACGCACAGTCGTGGCTGCGACCAACCGGCTGACTTTCGCCAGAGTTGCCTATCATTCTCTCCGTGCGGTAGCCACCTTGCCATGGGCGAAATTTACAGAAAGCCTCGGATTACGCTTTGGGATTTCCCTTCGCTTCAAGTCCGCTGGGTGCGGGATGTGGAGGTCGAGGGGAGCGAGTACGGATACGACATGGAGCTGCGTATTGCGCCCGGTGGGAAACATTTGGTCTTCCTCCTCTGGTCAACTCTCCAACTCATGGACCTGGACTCGGGCGCGGTCATGTGGACCAAGAGGTCTGATGGGAGTCATTTCCGTAATGTTTCCATGGCGCTCAACTCGGTCGGATCGATGATTGCAGTTTTTGCCACCAACTTGTTACGCCACAATGTTGACGATGACAGCAATAACGACGATGCCGGATGGTACCAATTTGATCTCTTTGCTGCGGAGGGTGGGAGGCTTCTCAAACAATTGGTACTAACAAAGTCTCGTCTAGAATTTCCCTTCCGCTATTTCTTCATGTCATTTGCTGGTCAGGATAAATTCGTCGTGGTTAACGAGCATTTGTTCGACGTGACCAACGCCAACGTCAGTTCCCAAGATGGCGGTTGCGACGCCATAATCAAACGCGCATGTCAAGTCTCATGTGGCTACCATCGGGACCACATAGACATCTGGATAGTAAAAGACGGTCGCGGACTGCTGCATGTACCAACTTATTGCACCAAAGGAGGGCCGGACAAGAATTGGATCTTCCACCCGCACCGATACATCGGCTTCGACGAGAGAAGAAAACAGCCGTTCGTCATTGAGTTGGCCTGCGACAATTGCATGTTCGAGGACGGATCGGACAAAAGCTAGATAGATATTGCGGTTACAACTTGTATATGAACACAGTCCCCAAAACAAGACCATGAGGAGGTAGGTAGCCTGTGCATTCTACTAGGCCTTGGGTTCAGGAACCGAAATGGCTGCATTTTATGTCACCGACACATTTGAGCTTCGTATGTGTATGCATCAGTAGGCAGAAATGCATACAATCAGTTTGGTAAGTCTCCCGCATGTGCACACCGCATACTTGCAGATGGACGAGTCTAGACTCGTGCAGCCGAACACAGGGACGCAGAAGCCCTTCACAAGTGCTACCTATATATAACCCAAATGGAACCTCACTTCATGTTGCATCAATCCGTGTCTGCAAGAAAGTCAGTGGTTCATCGTTCCGATATCGAACGTCACACACCCATGGCCGCAGATTCATCAGTCTCCTGGACAACGGTCCCTGGTTTCCTCCAGGACAGTGATGCTCAAACCGCCAGGTGTTTCCGACGAGTCCGGTGGGACCGGCTGTGCTCGATCGCCTCGAACGCCAACCGTGGCCTGAAATGCGTGCCCCTGGACCGGGTCGCGAGCGGGCTCAACAACGTCGTCCGCGAACTCGAGTTCTCCGACCAGACTCGGTGGGCGGCGCGGGTGCCGATCGAAAGAGGCGGGCCGCCCCAAGCGCGCCGCAtcaagctcggcgacgaagtTGCGACAATGCAGTTCATCACGGAGCGTTCCAGCCTCCCCGTGCCCCGGGTTTTGACGTACGACACGGACGAGGACAATGCTGCTGCGGCCCCTTTCATGCTCATCGAGGTGCTCcccggcatcgtcgccatggacgccctcggcggctaCGCAGAACACCGCGGCGTGATACCCACACGGGATCGACAGACCTTTTACCAATCCGTCGCCAAGTGTCATGTTCGTCCCTAGCAGCCTAGCCCCTTGTTGTTCATAAGCCCACAACTCATcacccactcacccactcactcacatACAACCACACAGGTC belongs to Colletotrichum higginsianum IMI 349063 chromosome 5, whole genome shotgun sequence and includes:
- a CDS encoding Vegetative incompatibility protein HET-E-1, encoding MEAVGAAASIITLVEISAKLGRLCVDYIRKVRRSKDEIKRLATENDALAQILKQIQDLLSDDIKSASVRHQLDSSQKLHKNLTSCGKMLQDLTAKLDQEPNASRWKRYVGALKWPLSSTEVSEAISALHRWREMFQTALSIDQVNIARRIEDALDIANLPFAKGAAFDDYDNELEPRCHPETRMDLLRQVASWADTPEGKCVFWLCGPAGAGKSTISQTVAHTFAERNQLGASFFFNKTRDGRNTANLFVTTIARQLARRVPKLRDLILAAIQKDPDLPGKALRTQFSSLVLEPLKNFEPEGLLVPTLVLVVDALDECEAENLTGADTRCERSRMIVNILASMASIKGFNMRVFLTSRPEVPIRLGFRDEVPRDSHQSLALHNIPESIIKHDIRVFLESQLEQIRSSYQIPQEWPGEDAIVRLVEISTPLFIYAATICKFINDSSRRFSPRAQLEEFMERSQGASDIETTYKPVLEQILRGLNDARQESELVQFRRVVGSIILLADPLPLRYLSQLLQTDSEKVVCHLNNLHSVLNVPEDTESDSPISIFHLSFREYLLANPGGKNRFWIEEQSKHTELLDCCLEVMSNKPDKEFCLKNDICQLNEPGVYRKYVPSEHIKRHIPRHLEYACIYWIHHLHRSHKTDPTKAKVYDFLSRHFVHWVEAMSWLGKIEQVVEEVMALQDLFCPDTDAASFLRDAWRFLIEHKDIIDLAPGQIYSSALLFSPENSVIRNIFRSEIPEWVLRAPGAALDWNATSLPIKRYPHGVQSIAFSPDGGIVAAATGKEVDVLRAVSGTVLETISEFDGRPRCIVFISNTRLAIGLQSGTIIFWDFEQDRTTPVHLSDSPVTYLAVSVTGRMVSAFREGLVCLLDEDHHVVHDWHTVRFSRPSDYHSPLLVDDTVASSIFYGVANSPDGIFIALTRLGQPDKIEVCDAGSGVRVREISAPNGFVFGSLAISPKNLLLAVVGVVKKSAYSDWLDVNWRGAYAWDLDRPSNSPTSHLDVSLGHFQRPVFNKNEMLTMTDETNGLCLWNGLRDSPQLIANSNGMSDPCWSPDGKQILLINPTGNEVQIVDIDHLENASQQDTSEHSVDALFTSDLMQLVSSPDGNRVAVVWGHGRLKVWDINTSNGTDFTLCLCVNPKPLLIQHYRGIAVDWSPDSRFVAVALPGELTIYQSLPSSSQFEQTHSRGCDQPADFRQSCLSFSPCGSHLAMGEIYRKPRITLWDFPSLQVRWVRDVEVEGSEYGYDMELRIAPGGKHLVFLLWSTLQLMDLDSGAVMWTKRSDGSHFRNVSMALNSVGSMIAVFATNLLRHNVDDDSNNDDAGWYQFDLFAAEGGRLLKQLVLTKSRLEFPFRYFFMSFAGQDKFVVVNEHLFDVTNANVSSQDGGCDAIIKRACQVSCGYHRDHIDIWIVKDGRGLLHVPTYCTKGGPDKNWIFHPHRYIGFDERRKQPFVIELACDNCMFEDGSDKS